From Fundulus heteroclitus isolate FHET01 chromosome 14, MU-UCD_Fhet_4.1, whole genome shotgun sequence, the proteins below share one genomic window:
- the vbp1 gene encoding prefoldin subunit 3 produces the protein MAATIDNSNAVQATKKKHLGIPEAVFVEDVDSFMKEPGNETADSALRKLDEQYQKYKYMELNLSQKKLRLKNQIPQITQTLEILRHMQKKKETTEAMETHFLLADNVYCKASVSPTDKVCLWLGANVMLEYDIDDAQALLEKNLSTASRNLETLEEDLDYLRDQGTTTEVNMARVYNWDVKRRSKENLLKSATKS, from the exons ATGGCGGCGACCATAGACAACAGCAATGCCGTACAGGCGACAAAGAAAAAGCACCTGGGGATCCCCGAAGCTGTGTTTGTG GAAGACGTCGACTCGTTCATGAAGGAGCCCGGCAACGAGACGGCGGACTCGGCGCTCAGGAAGCTGGACGAACAGTACcagaaatataaatacatggaGCTCAACCTGTCTCAGAAGAAACTCCG GTTGAAAAACCAGATCCCACAGATCACCCAGACGCTAGAAATCCTACGACACATGCAGAAGAAAAAG gaAACCACAGAGGCCATGGAGACACACTTTCTACTGGCGGACAACGTTTACTGCAAGGCCTCAGTGTCGCCCACTGACAAAGTTTGCCTATGGTTAGGG GCTAACGTCATGTTAGAATACGACATCGACGACGCCCAGGCTCTCCTAGAGAAGAACCTGTCCACAGCGTCTCGCAACCTAGAGACCCTGGAGGAAGATCTGGACTACCTGAGGGACCAGGGCACCACCACCGAAGTCA ACATGGCACGAGTCTACAACTGGGACGTAAAGAGAAGGAGCAAAGAAAACCTCCTGAAATCGGCTACCAAGTCTTAA